The nucleotide window TCTTCTAGCTTCTTCCCGAACCCATCGTCGGAGGTGTGAAAGATGATTGCCGCCCGCTCCTCTCGCCGGCCTCAGCGCTGGTTGGTGGGCACCTTGGCGATGATCCTGGCGTTCCTGCTGGCGCCGGTCGGCCCCGCCCGGGCCGACGTCCCCGTCCCGGTGCCGCCGAACACCGGCCTGACCACCAAGGGCACCGGGGTGCTGAGCGCCGCGGACCGTGACTTCGTGGTCAAGGTCCGCCTCGCCGGGCTCTGGGAGATTCCGGCCGGGAACATGGCGGCCGAGCGGTCGGAGGACCCCCGGGTCGCGGAGGTCGGCCGGTCGATCGCGGCGCAGCACGTCACGCTCGACAAGCTCGACATCGCGGTGGCGAAGCAGCTGGGCATCGCGCTGCCGAACGAGCCGAACCGGGACCAGGAGGGCTGGCTCAACGAGATGCGCAACGCGGCGACGCCGCAGCAGCTCGACCAGGTCTTCATCGACCGGCTCCGCGCGGCGCACGGCAAGATCTTCCCGGCCATCGCGACGATCCGGGCGAGCACCCGCAACGACTCGGTCCGCAAGCTGGCGCAGCAGGCCAACCAGTTCGTCATGACCCACATGACGCTGCTGGAGAGCAGCGGCATCGTCGACTACGGCTCGCTGCCGACCGCCCCGGCCCCGGCCGCGGCGGGTGGTGGCCCGGTGCCGGTCGACAACCAGATGCTCGCCGCGGCGGAGGCCAACGGCATCCCGGGCGTGAGCACCTCAGTGATCCTCCTCGTTCTCGCCGGCGCGCTCGTCGCCGGTGTGGTCACCACCATGCGCATCTTCCGGACGCGATAGCCCGCGGACGGTCTCGACCTGGCCAGCCGACCAGGCCGTACGGCATCACCCCCAGGCGGCTGCTCCACCGCCCGCCAAGTGTGCGACAGAGAAAGGTGTCACCATGCGAAGGTCGCAGTACCGGCGCGAATCCAAGTATTCCAAGTGGTTCACCGGTCGGCGCCGGATCATCGCCGCGGTAGCCACCCTGGTTGCCTTCGGCGGCATCGTCACCGTCACGCAGATCTCGGACGCGAGCACCAAGCGTTCCAGCCAGCGTGCTCTGGCCGCCTGCAACAACCTCCAGGCGCCGAAGTCCTCGAAGCTCTCGACGAAGACCCGGAAGGGCACCTACACCACCAACAACGGTCGGGTGACCCAGCACGCGGACGACGGCGCCGGCGATGTGGCGACCACCGCCCAGATGCGGGCCCGCTGCCGGCAGTGGGTCATGCAGAACGCCGGTAACAACGGCGGCGCCAACAACGGTGGCGGCGCGACCGCCGCGCCCGCGCCGTCGGGCAGCGCCAGCACCGCGGCCGGCAACGGCGGCAACAACGGCGGCGCCAACAACGGTGGCAACAACGGCGGTGCCAACAACGGTGGTGCCAACAATGGCGGCAACAACGGTGGTGCCAACAACGGCGGCAACAACAACGGCGGCAACAACGGCGGCGGCGCCGCGACCCCGCCCCCCGGCGCTGGTCTCGGCATCCTGACCAACAGCTGTGACACCAGCCAGCTGCCGCCGCACGACGGCTTCCAGAACGGCAACCGCTGCGTCTCCACCGAGTTCGGCGAGGTCGGCTCGCAGGAGAACAACCCGTCGCTGCTGATCGTCGAGGCGCCCACGCAGGTCGAGCCGAACACGCCGTTCACCCTGCGGGTCAGCACCCGCAACCTGATCCGGGACCGCTTCCTCGCGGCCGGCCAGGGCGGCTACTACGTGGAGAGCTCGGTGCTCCAGGGCGGCATCGTCCGCGGTCACTTCCACACCGCCTGCCGCCTGCTGGCGAACACCACCGAGGCGCCCGACCCGGCTCCGGTTCCCGCGTTCTTCGTGGCGACCGAGGACCAGCGTGGTAGCGCCGCCCCGGACGTGGTGACCATCCAGGTCGCCGGGATCCCGGGCGAAGGCACCGCGCAGTGCGCCTCGTGGGCCGGTGACGGCTCGCACCGCATCCCGATGATGCAGCGCGCCAACCAGACGCCCGCGTTCGACGCGGTCCGCATCGAGGTCGGCGGCGGCAACAACGACCAGGGTCAGGGCCAGCAGGACCAGCAGGACCAGCAGCAGGGCCAGCAGCAGGGTGGCCAGAACAACAACAATCAGAACAACAACAACGGGAACAACCAGAACAACAACAACTGAGTACGGAGCCCTGCCGCAACCGGGTCCGAACCCCCGCGGGGCCGCGTCACCGAGGTGACGCCGCCCCGCGCGGGACCCCCCGTCGGAACCGGCCGTCGTCCACCCCCCTGAGGACGGCAAGTAGCGGCAGGCGGCTCGAGTAAGGAATCGGCTGACGAAAGGAGGCGCGGTACCACTCTCGAGCCGAGCTACGCAGCTCCGCCACCGGGTGACGCGGACCGACTCGGGTGTCCGCAAAACCCCACCGATGGCCCTGACCGGGAGCGCGGTCAGGGCCATCGGCATGTGTGTGCCCGGCGGAGGTTGGTACCAGGGCCGGAAGGTGGCAGAGTGGCCGCGTGACCAGGACCCGCCGGCTCAGCCCGCCGGACGGATACCACTTCCACCGCACCCTGCGGCCCCTGCTCGCGGTCCGCCAGGACCCGTGCGGCACGCTCTCGGACGGCGACTTCTGGCTCGCCGCGCGTACCCCCGACGGTCCCGGGTCCCTGCACCTCGCCCGCGCGGGCGCGGAGCTCACCGCGACCGGGCACGGGCCCGGCGCGGCCTGGCTGACCGACCGCGCGGAGGCGATCGCCGGCCTGCGCGACGACCTCACCGACTTCCCCGCCCTGGCCGCGTCGCACCCGCTGGTCGCCCGCCTGGCCCGGACCTTCTCCGGGGTACGCCTGCCCGCGACGGGTCAGCTCTTCCACCGGCTGATCCGGGCGATCCTGGAGCAGAAGGTGACCGGGATCGAGGCGCACCGGGCGTACCGGGCGATGATGAGGCACTTCGGTGAGCCGGCGCCCGGCCCGGCCGGGCTGCTGCTCCCGCCGGACCCGGAGGCCGTCGCGGCGACGCCGTACTGGGCCTTTCACCCGTTCGGCGTCGAGCAGCGGCGCACCCAGGCGCTCCTGCGCGCCGCCCTTGTCGCGGACCGGCTCGATCGGTGCGCCGACAGCGCCGAGGCGACCCGGCGGCTGACCGCGATACCCGGCATCGGCCCGTGGACCGCCGCCGAGGTGGTCCGCACCTCATACGGCGACGCGGACGCGGTGAGCGTCGGCGACTTCCACATCCCCAACACGGTGGCCTGGGGGCTGGCCGGGGAGGCCCGCGGCACCGACGAGCGGATGCTGGAGCTGCTGGAGCCGTTCCGGGGGCACCGCGGCCGGGTGTGCGAGCTGCTCGCGTTGGGCGGGATCAGCGCACCCAAGTTCGGCCCGCGGATGCCGATCCGCTCCTTCGCCCGGTTCTAGGAGCCCAGGTTTCGCCCCGCGGCCGGTCGTTGCACACTGGGGCGTGGCCTTTACGTTGACGATCGACTGCGGTGGCGGCGGCATCAAGGGCTCGGTGCTCGACGACGCGGGGACGATGCGGGCACAGCCGCTGCGCGTGCCGACGCCGTACCCGTTGCCGCCCGACCTCTTCGTCAAGACCCTGGTGGAGCTCGGCGAACGGCTGCCGAGCGCGGACCGGGTCACCGTCGGCATGCCGGGCATGCTGCGGCACGGCGTGGTGGTCGCCACGCCGCACTACGTGACCCGCAGCGGGCCCCGGACCAAGGTCGACCCCGAACTGGTGCAGGCCTGGCACGGCTTCGACGCGCGCACCGCCCTCGCCGGGGCGTTCGGGCTGCCCACGCTCGTGCTCAACGACGCCGAGGTGCACGGCGCGGGCGTGGTCGCGGGCACCGGCTGCGAGCTGATCCTGACCCTGGGCACCGGGCTGGGCTGCGCGCTGTTCGACGGGGGCAAGCTCGCGCCGCACCTGGAGATGTCGCAGGCGCCGGTGCGCTGGGGGATGAGCTACGACACCTACATCGGCGAGCCCGAGCGGCGCCGGCTCGGCGACGCGCTCTGGTCCCGGCGGGTCCGCAACGTGGTCGAGGGGCTGCGCCCGGTCTTCCTCTGGGACCGCGTCTACCTGGGCGGGGGCAACTCCCGCCTGATCACCCCGACCCAGCTGGCCCGGATGGGCGACGACGTGGTGGTGGTGCCCAACACGGCGGGCATCGTCGGCGGGGTCCGGGCCTGGACCCTGCGGGCTGACGACTCTCGATAGATTCGGGGGCATGCTGCCCGGTCCGCGCGCGTTGCTCCTCGACTTCGGCGGGGTGCTCGCCGACGCACCACGCCGGCACCCGGCCCCACCCGGGCTGGTCCTGCGCCTCGGCGGCCTGACCGGCGGTGCGCTGGAACCCGGCGAGATCGAACGGTCGCTGGTCGCGGGCGCCACCGCGTACGCGGCGTGGCGCGACGAGGACCACCCGGACGAGCTGACCCACGCCGAGGCCTGGGGGCGGTTCGTCACGACGGGCTGGCCCGGCGCGGCCCGGGAGGCCGTACGCCGGCGTGCGACGGGCCTGAGCTACGACTGGACCTGGTCGCCGGAGTGGGCGCTGCGCCCCGGCATCCCGGAGGCGCTGCACGCGGCCCGCGCGGCGGGCCTGCCGATGGCGGTGGTCAGCAACACGCTGTGCGGCGCGGCGCACCGGGACTTCCTGGCCGGCGCCGGGGTCGGCGGGCTGTTCGCGGCGCAGATCTACAGCGACGAGGCCGGCGTCCGCAAGCCGAACCCGGAGATGATCCGGCGGGCCGCCCGGCGGCTGCGGGTACCGGCCGAGGAGTGCTGGTTCGTCGGCGACAGCCGGCAGCGCGACATCGCCTGCGCCCGGCGCGCCGGCGTGACCGCGGCGATCCTGATGCGCT belongs to Amorphoplanes digitatis and includes:
- a CDS encoding DUF4142 domain-containing protein gives rise to the protein MILAFLLAPVGPARADVPVPVPPNTGLTTKGTGVLSAADRDFVVKVRLAGLWEIPAGNMAAERSEDPRVAEVGRSIAAQHVTLDKLDIAVAKQLGIALPNEPNRDQEGWLNEMRNAATPQQLDQVFIDRLRAAHGKIFPAIATIRASTRNDSVRKLAQQANQFVMTHMTLLESSGIVDYGSLPTAPAPAAAGGGPVPVDNQMLAAAEANGIPGVSTSVILLVLAGALVAGVVTTMRIFRTR
- a CDS encoding Pecanex-like protein 1; translated protein: MRRSQYRRESKYSKWFTGRRRIIAAVATLVAFGGIVTVTQISDASTKRSSQRALAACNNLQAPKSSKLSTKTRKGTYTTNNGRVTQHADDGAGDVATTAQMRARCRQWVMQNAGNNGGANNGGGATAAPAPSGSASTAAGNGGNNGGANNGGNNGGANNGGANNGGNNGGANNGGNNNGGNNGGGAATPPPGAGLGILTNSCDTSQLPPHDGFQNGNRCVSTEFGEVGSQENNPSLLIVEAPTQVEPNTPFTLRVSTRNLIRDRFLAAGQGGYYVESSVLQGGIVRGHFHTACRLLANTTEAPDPAPVPAFFVATEDQRGSAAPDVVTIQVAGIPGEGTAQCASWAGDGSHRIPMMQRANQTPAFDAVRIEVGGGNNDQGQGQQDQQDQQQGQQQGGQNNNNQNNNNGNNQNNNN
- a CDS encoding DNA-3-methyladenine glycosylase family protein, translated to MTRTRRLSPPDGYHFHRTLRPLLAVRQDPCGTLSDGDFWLAARTPDGPGSLHLARAGAELTATGHGPGAAWLTDRAEAIAGLRDDLTDFPALAASHPLVARLARTFSGVRLPATGQLFHRLIRAILEQKVTGIEAHRAYRAMMRHFGEPAPGPAGLLLPPDPEAVAATPYWAFHPFGVEQRRTQALLRAALVADRLDRCADSAEATRRLTAIPGIGPWTAAEVVRTSYGDADAVSVGDFHIPNTVAWGLAGEARGTDERMLELLEPFRGHRGRVCELLALGGISAPKFGPRMPIRSFARF
- a CDS encoding ROK family protein, whose amino-acid sequence is MAFTLTIDCGGGGIKGSVLDDAGTMRAQPLRVPTPYPLPPDLFVKTLVELGERLPSADRVTVGMPGMLRHGVVVATPHYVTRSGPRTKVDPELVQAWHGFDARTALAGAFGLPTLVLNDAEVHGAGVVAGTGCELILTLGTGLGCALFDGGKLAPHLEMSQAPVRWGMSYDTYIGEPERRRLGDALWSRRVRNVVEGLRPVFLWDRVYLGGGNSRLITPTQLARMGDDVVVVPNTAGIVGGVRAWTLRADDSR
- a CDS encoding HAD family hydrolase, with the protein product MLPGPRALLLDFGGVLADAPRRHPAPPGLVLRLGGLTGGALEPGEIERSLVAGATAYAAWRDEDHPDELTHAEAWGRFVTTGWPGAAREAVRRRATGLSYDWTWSPEWALRPGIPEALHAARAAGLPMAVVSNTLCGAAHRDFLAGAGVGGLFAAQIYSDEAGVRKPNPEMIRRAARRLRVPAEECWFVGDSRQRDIACARRAGVTAAILMRSPRTDREGAAGRPEPDAFVEDGFGLRDLLRAAAPPPGRPPAASR